The Thermobispora bispora DSM 43833 genome window below encodes:
- a CDS encoding SAM-dependent methyltransferase has product MEKIPPGIDPSVPSPARIYDYLLGGKDNFASDREAAAKLIQAAPNAQEEVRANRRFLIRAVEYLADQGIRQFLDIGTGLPTQENVHEVALRKAPDSRIVYVDNDPIVLAHARALLGRNPQVAVAQGDLREPESILDNPEVTEHLDFNEPVGLLLVAILHFLPDEAAYPAVAKLRDRLAPGSHLVISHGSAGRLDDKGVAAIRRVYARSSAGEAVARTREEILRFFEGCELVEPGVVTVDEWRPREGEPVRTRTEGAVVYGGVGVVG; this is encoded by the coding sequence ATGGAGAAGATCCCACCGGGAATCGACCCCAGCGTGCCCAGCCCGGCCCGCATCTACGACTACCTGCTGGGCGGCAAGGACAACTTCGCCTCCGACCGGGAGGCCGCGGCAAAGCTCATCCAGGCCGCCCCCAACGCTCAGGAAGAGGTCCGGGCGAACCGGCGCTTCCTGATCCGCGCCGTGGAGTACCTGGCCGACCAGGGCATCCGCCAGTTCCTCGACATCGGCACCGGCCTGCCCACCCAGGAGAACGTCCACGAGGTCGCACTCCGCAAGGCCCCCGATTCCCGGATCGTCTACGTCGACAACGACCCGATCGTGCTGGCACACGCCCGGGCCCTGCTCGGCCGCAACCCGCAGGTGGCCGTGGCGCAGGGCGACCTGCGCGAGCCGGAGAGCATCCTCGACAACCCCGAGGTCACGGAGCACCTCGACTTCAACGAGCCGGTCGGCCTGCTGCTGGTCGCCATCCTCCACTTCCTCCCGGACGAGGCCGCCTACCCCGCGGTCGCCAAGCTGCGCGACCGCCTCGCCCCCGGCAGCCACCTGGTGATCAGCCACGGCTCCGCGGGCCGGCTCGATGACAAGGGGGTCGCCGCGATAAGGCGGGTCTACGCCCGGTCCTCGGCCGGGGAGGCGGTCGCCCGGACGCGGGAGGAGATCCTGCGGTTCTTCGAGGGGTGCGAGCTCGTCGAGCCCGGCGTGGTGACGGTCGACGAGTGGCGGCCACGCGAGGGGGAGCCGGTGCGCACCCGGACCGAGGGTGCCGTGGTCTACGGCGGGGTCGGCGTCGTCGGCTGA
- a CDS encoding SAM-dependent methyltransferase yields the protein MDKFPQGVDPNVPSPARIYDYLLGGKDNFAVDRAAAEKILEHAPNAKEAAQANRRFLIRAVEYLADQGIRQFLDIGAGLPTQENVHEVALRKAPGSRIVYVDNDPIVLAHARALLACDAQTIAVAGDLREPESILDNPEVTAHLDFNEPVGLILVAILHFIPDEAAYPAVAKLRDRLAPGSHLVISHASMGQIDEKGLAEVKQIYARSSAGSAIPRTREEIERFFDGFEVVEPGLVWVEDWRPRDDEVKLPRLPGVDGYAGVGILR from the coding sequence ATGGACAAGTTTCCGCAGGGGGTCGACCCCAACGTGCCGAGCCCGGCACGCATCTACGACTACCTGCTCGGAGGCAAGGACAACTTCGCCGTCGATCGCGCGGCCGCCGAGAAGATCTTGGAGCACGCCCCCAACGCCAAGGAGGCGGCCCAGGCGAACCGGCGTTTCCTCATCCGCGCCGTGGAGTACCTGGCCGACCAGGGCATCCGCCAGTTCCTCGACATCGGGGCCGGCCTGCCCACCCAGGAGAACGTCCACGAGGTCGCACTCCGCAAGGCCCCCGGCTCCCGGATCGTCTACGTCGACAACGACCCCATCGTGCTCGCCCACGCCCGCGCGCTCCTCGCCTGCGACGCGCAGACGATCGCGGTGGCGGGCGACCTGCGCGAACCCGAGAGCATCCTCGACAACCCCGAGGTCACCGCGCACCTCGACTTCAACGAGCCGGTCGGCCTGATCCTCGTCGCCATCCTCCACTTCATCCCCGATGAGGCCGCCTACCCCGCGGTCGCCAAGCTGCGCGACCGCCTCGCCCCCGGCAGCCACCTGGTGATCAGTCATGCCTCCATGGGCCAGATCGATGAGAAGGGGCTGGCGGAGGTGAAGCAGATCTACGCCAGGTCCTCCGCCGGATCGGCGATCCCACGGACGCGCGAGGAGATCGAGCGGTTCTTCGACGGATTCGAGGTCGTCGAGCCCGGCCTCGTCTGGGTGGAGGACTGGCGCCCGCGGGACGACGAGGTCAAGCTGCCGCGGCTTCCCGGCGTGGACGGCTACGCGGGGGTCGGGATCCTCCGCTGA
- a CDS encoding SAM-dependent methyltransferase: MEQVPPGIDPDVPSAARIYDFFLGGKENFAVDRAVAQKLLELSPNIKESARANRRFLVRAVEYLADQGIRQFLDIGAGLPTQENVHEVALRKAPDSRIVYVDNDPIVLAHARALLACNAQTIAVAGDLREPESILDNPEVTAHLDFNEPVGLLLVSILHFIPDEAAYPAVAKLRDRLAPGSHLVISHVSAGDLDERTLEKGRRIYTQSQAGVAVPRSREDIARFFDGFELVEPGLVRIREWRPRKDEVIMPGLPGVGGFAGVGVLR, from the coding sequence ATGGAACAGGTTCCGCCGGGCATCGACCCCGACGTGCCCAGCGCGGCCCGCATCTACGACTTCTTCCTCGGGGGAAAGGAGAACTTCGCCGTCGATCGCGCGGTCGCGCAGAAGCTGCTGGAGCTCTCGCCCAATATCAAGGAGAGCGCGCGAGCGAATCGGCGTTTCCTCGTCCGCGCGGTGGAGTACCTGGCCGACCAGGGCATCCGCCAGTTCCTCGACATCGGCGCGGGCCTGCCCACCCAGGAGAACGTCCACGAGGTCGCACTCCGCAAGGCCCCCGATTCCCGGATCGTCTACGTCGACAACGACCCCATCGTGCTCGCCCACGCCCGCGCGCTCCTCGCCTGTAACGCGCAGACGATCGCGGTGGCGGGCGACCTGCGCGAACCCGAGAGCATCCTCGACAACCCCGAGGTCACCGCGCACCTCGACTTCAACGAGCCGGTCGGCCTGCTACTGGTCTCCATCCTCCACTTCATCCCGGACGAGGCCGCCTACCCCGCGGTCGCCAAGCTGCGCGACCGGCTCGCCCCCGGCAGCCACCTGGTGATCAGCCACGTCTCGGCCGGTGACCTCGACGAGAGGACGCTCGAGAAAGGCAGGCGGATCTACACCCAGTCCCAGGCCGGCGTGGCGGTCCCGCGGTCCCGGGAGGACATCGCGCGGTTCTTCGACGGATTCGAGCTCGTCGAGCCGGGCCTGGTCCGGATCAGGGAATGGCGCCCGCGGAAGGACGAGGTCATCATGCCGGGACTTCCCGGCGTGGGCGGCTTCGCCGGGGTCGGGGTCCTCCGCTGA
- a CDS encoding metal ABC transporter permease — protein sequence MTWFDSSVHRALAEAVLVGALGGVVGVHVLIRRLPFFTMALTHATFPGIVIAALLGADLYLGGGVFGLLITLAVVLFSRVRGQDFTAATGIALAGGFALGVVLVSAQDGFAKDLTAYTVGDILAVSARDLAITAGIAAAVTLLLVVFRRELLITAFDPVGAAALGLRTALIDFILLAAVVVTVVATVPALGVILTVALLVGPAATARLLTDRYALLFPISAAIGVSCGVAGVWLSTVWNVAAGASIALLVGVVFGLVFLGSHGAALVRRRAAARPL from the coding sequence ATGACCTGGTTCGACTCGAGCGTGCACCGGGCGCTGGCCGAGGCCGTGCTCGTGGGGGCGCTCGGCGGCGTGGTCGGGGTGCACGTGCTCATCCGGCGGCTGCCGTTCTTCACCATGGCGCTCACCCACGCCACCTTCCCGGGGATCGTGATCGCGGCGCTGCTCGGGGCCGACCTCTACCTCGGCGGGGGTGTGTTCGGCCTGCTCATCACCCTCGCCGTGGTGCTCTTCTCCCGGGTGCGCGGCCAGGACTTCACCGCGGCCACCGGCATCGCGCTCGCCGGCGGGTTCGCCCTCGGGGTGGTCCTGGTCTCCGCCCAGGACGGCTTCGCCAAGGACCTGACCGCGTACACGGTCGGCGACATCCTCGCGGTGAGCGCGCGGGACCTGGCGATCACCGCCGGCATCGCGGCCGCGGTGACCCTCCTGCTGGTCGTTTTCCGCCGGGAGCTGCTGATCACCGCGTTCGACCCCGTGGGGGCGGCCGCCCTCGGCCTGCGCACCGCGCTGATCGACTTCATCCTGCTCGCCGCGGTCGTGGTGACCGTGGTGGCGACCGTGCCCGCGCTCGGCGTCATCCTCACCGTCGCCCTGCTCGTGGGGCCCGCCGCGACCGCGCGGCTGCTCACCGACCGGTACGCGCTGCTCTTCCCGATCTCGGCGGCGATCGGCGTCTCGTGCGGGGTCGCCGGGGTGTGGCTGTCGACCGTGTGGAACGTCGCGGCCGGGGCCTCGATCGCCCTGCTCGTCGGCGTCGTGTTCGGCCTGGTCTTCCTCGGCTCGCACGGTGCCGCCCTGGTGCGACGGCGGGCGGCGGCCCGGCCGCTGTGA